A region from the Microtus ochrogaster isolate Prairie Vole_2 unplaced genomic scaffold, MicOch1.0 UNK43, whole genome shotgun sequence genome encodes:
- the Eif4g1 gene encoding eukaryotic translation initiation factor 4 gamma 1 isoform X5, producing MNKAPQPTGPPPARSPGLPQGGFRSLQHFYPSRAQPPSSAASRVQSAAPARPGPATHVYPAGSQVMMIPSQISYSASQGAYYIPGQGRSTYVVPTQQYPVQPGAPGFYPGASPTEFGTYAGAYYPAQGVQQFPASVAPAPVLMNQPPQIAPKRERKTIRIRDPNQGGKDITEEIMSGARTASTPTPPQTGGGLEPQPNGESPQVAVIIRPDDRSQGAAIGGRPGLSGPEHSPGTESQPSSPSPTPSPPPILEPGSESNLGVLSIPGDTMTTGMIQMSVEESTPISCETGEPYCLSPEPTLAEPILEVEVTLSKPIPESEFSSSPLQVSTSLAPHRAETHEPNGMVPSEDLEPEVESSTEPASPPLLVCASESPVPIAPTAQPEELLNGAPSPPVVDLSPVSEPEEQIKEVSSMAPATTLSASPPVAPLDTSPAQEEEVEEEEEGGEAESEKGAEELPLDSTPVPTQLSQNLEVAAATQVAVSVPKRRRKIKELNKKEAVGDLLDAFKEVDPAVPEVENQPPTSVNPSPESEGSTAPPQPEEADETWDSKEDKIHNAENIQPGEQKYEYKSDQWKPLNLEEKKRYDREFLLGFQFIFASMQKPEGLPHITDVVLDKANKTPLRQLDPSRLPGINCGPDFTPSFANLGRPTLNNRGPPRGGPGGELPRGPQAGLGPRRSQQGPRKETRKIISSVIMTEDIKLNKAEKAWKPSSKRTAADKDRGEEDADGSKTQDLFRRVRSILNKLTPQMFQQLMKQVTQLAIDTEERLKGVIDLIFEKAISEPNFSVAYANMCRCLMALKVPTTEKPTVTVNFRKLLLNRCQKEFEKDKDDDEVFEKKQKEMDEAATAEERGRLKEELEEARDIARRRSLGNIKFIGELFKLKMLTEAIMHDCVVKLLKNHDEESLECLCRLLTTIGKDLDFAKAKPRMDQYFNQMEKIIKEKKTSSRIRFMLQDVLDLRQSNWVPRRGDQGPKTIDQIHKEAEMEEHREHIKVQQLMAKGSDKRRGGPPGPPISRGLPLVDDGGWNTVPISKGSRPIDTSRLTKITKPGSIDSNNQLFAPGGRLSWGKGSSGGSGAKPSDTASEATRPATSTLNRFSALQQALPTENTDNRRVVQRSSLSRERGEKAGDRGDRLERSERGGDRGDRPDRARTPTTKRSFSKEVEERSRERPSQPEGLRKAASLTEDRGRDPVKREATLPPVSPPKAALSEDEVEKKSKAIIEEYLHLNDMKEAVQCVQELASPSLLFIFVRHGIESTLERSTIAREHMGRLLHQLLCSGHLSTAQYYQGLYETLELAEDMEIDIPHVWLYLAELITPILQEDGVPMGELFREITKPLRPIGKATSLLLEILGLLCKSMGPKKVGMLWREAGLSWREFLAEGQDVNSFVTEQKVEYTLGEESEAPGQRALAFEELRRQLEKLLKEGSSNQRVFDWIEANLNEQQIASNTLVRALMTAVCHSAIIFETPLRVDVTVLKLRARLLQKYLCDEQKELQALYALQALVVTLEQPANLLRMFFDALYDEDVVKEDAFYSWESSKDPAEQQGKGVALKSVTAFFNWLREAEEEESDHN from the exons ATGAACAAAGCTCCTCAGCCCACAGGCCCCCCACCCGCCAGGTCCCCTGGACTCCCACAG GGAGGATTCAGGTCTCTGCAG CACTTCTACCCTAGCCGGGCCCAGCCCCCGAGCAGTGCAGCCTCCCGAGTACAGAGTGCAGCCCCTGCCCGTCCTGGCCCAGCTACCCATGTCTACCCTGCTGGATCCCAAGTAATGATGATCCCTTCCCAGATCTCCTATTCAGCCTCCCAAGGAGCCTACTATATCCCTGGACAG GGGCGTTCCACATATGTTGTCCCAACACAGCAGTACCCTGTGCAGCCAGGAGCCCCAGGCTTCTATCCGGGTGCAAGCCCTACCGAGTTTGGGACCTACG CTGGTGCCTATTATCCGGCCCAAGGTGTACAGCAGTTTCCTGCTAGTGTGGCTCCTGCCCCAGTTCTGATGAACCAGCCGCCCCAGATTGCCCCTAAGAGAGAGCGGAAAACT atcCGAATTCGAGACCCAAACCAAGGGGGGAAGGATATCACAGAAGAGATCATGTCTGGGGCCCGCACTGCCTCCACACCTACTCCTCCCCAG ACGGGAGGCGGTCTGGAGCCTCAGCCTAATGGGGAGTCGCCTCAGGTTGCTGTCATTATCCGGCCAG aTGACCGGTCACAGGGAGCAGCTATTGGGGGGCGACCAGGACTATCTGGCCCAGAGCACAGCCCTGGCACAGAATCTCAGCCTTCATCACCTTCTCCAACCCCATCACCACCCCCAATTTTGGAGCCGGGGTCTGAGTCTAATCTTGGAGTCCTCTCCATTCCTGGGGACACTATGACAACGGGGATGATACAAATGTCTGTAGAAGAATCGACCCCCATCTCTTGTGAAACTGGGGAGCCATATTGCCTCTCTCCAGAACCCACTCTTGCTGAACCCATACTGGAAGTAGAAGTGACACTCAGCAAACCCATTCCAGAATCCGAGTTCTCTTCCAGTCCTCTCCAGGTTTCCACGTCCCTGGCACCTCACAGGGCGGAAACTCATGAGCCCAATGGCATGGTCCCGTCTGAGGATCTGGAACCAGAGGTGGAGTCAAGCACAGAGCCAGCTTCTCCCCCTCTTTTAGTTTGTGCTTCTGAATCACCTGTGCCCATTGCTCCAACTGCCCAGCCTGAGGAACTGCTCAATGGAGCCCCCTCACCACCAGTTGTGGACCTAAGCCCAGTCAGTGAGCCAGAGGAACAGATCAAGGAGGTTTCATCCATGGCGCCAGCCaccactctctctgcctctccacctgTGGCTCCTTTGGATACATCTCCtgctcaggaggaagaagtggaggaagaagaggagggcgGGGAAGCTGAGAGTGAGAAGGGAGCTGAGGAGCTCCCCCTCGACAGCACTCCTGTCCCAACCCAGTTGTCTCAGAATTTAGAGGTGGCCGCAGCCACCCAAG TGGCAGTATCTGTGCCAAAGAGAAGGCGGAAAATTAAagagctaaataagaaggaggcTGTGGGTGACCTTCTAGATGCCTTCAAGGAG GTGGACCCAGCAGTACCAGAGGTAGAGAATCAGCCTCCTACAAGCGTCAACCCAAGCCCAGAGTCTGAGGGCAGCACTGCGCCCCCACAGCCTGAGGAAGCAGATGAAACCTGGGACTCTAAGGAAGACAAAATTCATAATGCTGAGAACATCCAGCCTGGGGAGCAGAAGTACGAGTACAAGTCAG ATCAGTGGAAGCCTCTGAACCTTGAAGAAAAGAAGCGTTATGACAGGGAATTCCTGCTCGGCTTTCAATTCATCTTTGCCAGTATGCAGAAACCAGAAGGATTGCCCCATATCACTGATGTAGTGCTCGACAAG GCCAATAAAACACCACTTCGGCAGCTGGATCCCTCCAGGCTACCTGGCATAAACTGTGGCCCAGATTTCACTCCATCTTTTGCCAACCTTGGCCGACCAACCCTCAATAACCGTGGGCCCCCAAGGGGTGGGCCAGGTGGGGAGCTGCCCCGAGGGCCG CAGGCTGGCTTGGGACCCAGGCGCTCTCAGCAGGGTCCACGAAAGGAAACACGTAAGATCATTTCCTCAGTCATAATGACTGAAGACATAAAACTGAACAAAGCAGAGAAGGCTTGGAAACCCAGTAGCAAACGGACAGCAGCTGATAAGGATCGAGGGGAAGAGGATGCTGATGGAAGCAAAACCCAG GACCTGTTCCGCAGGGTGCGCTCCATCCTGAATAAGCTGACACCCCAGATGTTCCAGCAGCTGATGAAGCAGGTGACACAGCTGGCCATTGACACCGAGGAACGCCTCAAAGGAGTTATTGACCTCATCTTTGAGAAAGCCATTTCAGAGCCCAACTTCTCTGTGGCTTATGCCAACATGTGCCGCTGCCTCATGGCG CTGAAAGTGCCCACTACAGAAAAGCCAACAGTGACTGTGAATTTTCGAAAACTGTTGTTAAATCGATGCCAGAAGGAATTTGAGAAAGACAAAGATGATGATGAAGtttttgaaaaaaagcaaaaagagatggATGAAGCTGCTACG GCAGAAGAACGGGGACGCCTGAAAGAAGAACTAGAAGAAGCCCGGGACATAGCTCGGCGGCGCTCTTTAGGGAATATCAAGTTCATTGGAGAGTTATTCAAGCTGAAGATGTTAACAGAAGCAATAATGCATGATTGTGTGGTCAAACTACTTAAGAACCATGATGAAGAGTCCCTGGAATGCCTCTGTCGCCTCCTCACCACTATTGGCAAAGACCTGGACTTTGCAAAAGCCAAG CCTCGAATGGATCAGTATTTCAACCAAATggaaaaaatcattaaagaaaagaagacttCATCTCGTATCCGTTTTATGCTGCAGGATGTACTGGATCTGCGGCAG aGCAATTGGGTTCCACGCCGAGGGGATCAGGGTCCCAAGACTATTGATCAGATCCACAAGGAAGCTGAGATGGAAGAGCACCGAGAACATATCAAAGTGCAGCAGCTCATGGCCAAGGGCAGCGACAAGCGTCGGGGTGGCCCTCCAGGCCCGCCcatca GCCGTGGCCTTCCACTTGTGGATGATGGTGGCTGGAATACAGTCCCCATTAGCAAAGGCAGCCGCCCCATTGACACCTCACGGCTCACCAAGATCACAAAG CCTGGTTCCATTGATTCTAACAACCAACTCTTTGCACCAGGAGGGCGACTGAGTTGGGGCAAGGGCAGCAGTGGGGGCTCAGGAGCCAAGCCCTCAGACACAG CATCAGAAGCCACTCGTCCAGCTACTAGTACCTTGAATCGCTTTTCTGCTCTTCAACAAGCATTACCTACAGAGAACACAGATAACAGGCGTGTTGTACAGAG GAGTAGCTTAAGCCGAGAGCGAGGTGAGAAAGCTGGGGACCGGGGAGACCGACTAGAGCGGAGTGAACGGGGTGGTGACCGTGGGGACCGACCTGATCGTGCCAGAACACCAACTACCAAGCGAAGTTTTAGCAAGGAAGTGGAGGAGCGGAGTAGAGAGCGACCTTCCCAGCCTGAGGGACTGCGCAAGGCAGCTAGCCTCACAGAGGATCGTGGTCGGGATCCTG TGAAGCGGGAAGCCACTCTCCCACCAGTGAGCCCTCCAAAGGCTGCACTCTCTGAGGATGAGGTGGAGAAGAAATCCAAGGCCATCATTGAGGAATATCTCCATCTCAATGACATGAAG GAGGCAGTACAGTGTGTCCAGGAGCTGGCGTCACCCTCCTTGCTCTTCATCTTTGTGCGGCATGGCATCGAGTCCACACTGGAGCGTAGCACCATTGCTCGTGAGCACATGGGGCGGCTGCTGCACCAGCTGCTCTGCTCAGGGCACCTCTCTACTGCCCAGTACTATCAAGG GCTATATGAAACACTAGAATTGGCCGAGGACATGGAAATTGACATCCCTCATGTATGGCTTTACCTGGCAGAATTGATAACACCCATTCTCCAGGAAGATGGGGTACCCATGGGAGAGCTCTTCAG GGAAATTACGAAGCCTCTGAGGCCCATAGGCAAAGCTACTTCTTTGTTGCTGGAGATCCTGGGTCTCTTATGCAAGAGCATG GGTCCCAAAAAGGTGGGGATGCTGTGGCGAGAGGCTGGTCTGAGCTGGAGGGAATTTCTAGCAGAAGGCCAAGATGTTAATTCATTTGTGACTGAACAG AAGGTGGAATATACCTTGGGAGAAGAGTCTGAAGCTCCTGGCCAGAGGGCACTTGCCTTTGAGGAGCTGCGTAGGCAGCTGGagaagctgctgaaggagggCAGCAGTAACCAGCGGGTGTTTGACTGGATAGAG GCCAACCTGAATGAGCAGCAGATAGCATCCAATACATTAGTTCGAGCCCTCATGACGGCTGTCTGTCATTCTGCAATTATCT TTGAGACTCCTCTCCGAGTGGATGTCACAGTGTTGAAACTGCGAGCGAGACTGCTGCAGAAATACTTGTGTGACGAACAGAAGGAGCTACAAGCACTCTACGCCCTCCAGGCCCTTGTAGTGACCTTAGAACAGCCTGCCA ACCTGCTTCGAATGTTCTTTGATGCTCTGTATGATGAGGACGTGGTGAAGGAAGACGCTTTCTAcagctgggagagcagcaaggacCCTGCTGAGCAGCAGGGCAAGGGTGTGGCCCTTAAGTCTGTCACAGCCTTCTTCAATTGGCTTCgtgaggctgaggaggaggagtctGATCACAACTGA